TCATTGCCATGTGCCTGGGTACGACTGAAAAGAGTTGGACGTTCGCAGGGATTTGCACTGTAGCTTCAGTGCTCGGAGGATTGGCCGGGTATGCCATTGGAGTGTTTGCTTGGGCTACTCTTGCGGATACCTTTTACCGGTGGGTTCCCGGTTTTACACCAGACGCTTTCGCAAATATCCAAGCTCTCTA
This Deltaproteobacteria bacterium DNA region includes the following protein-coding sequences:
- a CDS encoding DedA family protein — translated: MNTIDNQTAALRPGLVRRMYDWVLAWSESPYAVPALIVIAFAEASFFPIPPDVLLIAMCLGTTEKSWTFAGICTVASVLGGLAGYAIGVFAWATLADTFYRWVPGFTPDAFANIQAL